A part of Crassostrea angulata isolate pt1a10 chromosome 5, ASM2561291v2, whole genome shotgun sequence genomic DNA contains:
- the LOC128184551 gene encoding zinc finger protein 593-like isoform X1 — protein sequence MIHIKSKGNIIMGRLSRKKQHKGDKPLKEKYRTKRKTKDLDEIHEDMKPGKSQKLLNQEADFDKPGAGQFYCLHCAKYFINETSLKTHFKSKPHKRRLKALSIEPYTIEEAERAAGMGSYKRPEKVTVETQSASMETDNT from the exons ATGATCCACATAAA AAGTAAAGGCAACATCATCATGGGACGACTATCAAGGAAGAAGCAGCACAAGGGAGATAAACCATTGAAGGAGAAGTACCGAACCAAGAGGAAGACAAAGGACCTTGATGAAATCCACGAAGACATGAAACCGGGAAAATCTCAGAAACTGCTGAACCAGGAAGCGGACTTTGATAAACCTGGTGCGGGGCAGTTTTACTGTCTCCATTGTGC GAAGTACTTTATTAATGAAACTTCTCTGAAGACACATTTTAAAAGCAAACCACATAAAAGAAG GTTAAAAGCCCTGTCTATTGAGCCTTACACGATAGAGGAAGCAGAGAGGGCAGCCGGAATGGGCTCCTATAAACGACCAGAAAAGGTTACCGTGGAAACACAGTCAGCAAGCATGGAAACTGACAACACCTAG
- the LOC128184551 gene encoding zinc finger protein 593 homolog isoform X2, which translates to MGRLSRKKQHKGDKPLKEKYRTKRKTKDLDEIHEDMKPGKSQKLLNQEADFDKPGAGQFYCLHCAKYFINETSLKTHFKSKPHKRRLKALSIEPYTIEEAERAAGMGSYKRPEKVTVETQSASMETDNT; encoded by the exons ATGGGACGACTATCAAGGAAGAAGCAGCACAAGGGAGATAAACCATTGAAGGAGAAGTACCGAACCAAGAGGAAGACAAAGGACCTTGATGAAATCCACGAAGACATGAAACCGGGAAAATCTCAGAAACTGCTGAACCAGGAAGCGGACTTTGATAAACCTGGTGCGGGGCAGTTTTACTGTCTCCATTGTGC GAAGTACTTTATTAATGAAACTTCTCTGAAGACACATTTTAAAAGCAAACCACATAAAAGAAG GTTAAAAGCCCTGTCTATTGAGCCTTACACGATAGAGGAAGCAGAGAGGGCAGCCGGAATGGGCTCCTATAAACGACCAGAAAAGGTTACCGTGGAAACACAGTCAGCAAGCATGGAAACTGACAACACCTAG